A genomic window from Plasmodium reichenowi strain SY57 chromosome 6, whole genome shotgun sequence includes:
- a CDS encoding leucine--tRNA ligase, putative — MARRMNLLTIEKNIQHLWKEHNVYEKDFSDMNESRYTGNFPYPYMNGLLHIGHAFTLSKLDFIVRYKNMVCDNVLLPFSFHCTGTPIVVCADKLKNELNKKNIHDFEDILYEKKEDDNSLCTSISDNKNNVDKNKLVEDTDSNKKNTDVTIFRSNKSKAQSKGSKQNTQYDIMKQMNIKDEEIHLFQNPEYWCYYFSSKAKDHLYSFGLYCDWRRSFITTNINPYYDKFVSWHINTLYKKNLIYYGSRVSIFSRYNNQACADHERSEGEGVKCQEYTLIKIYVSNAKDFYSIFMNSIRSTQSVLTACNEKKEAPNNNKNGNNKNNNNKNGNNKNNNNINGNNKNNNNKNGNNKNDNNKNNNNNNNNNNNNCGSSTNRSNTFFTHFEKEEEDLKNKIWNEDFFVKEKKVIFLGSTLKPETAFGQNYTFINPNEYYYITLGFDKKNLHYGDKSYVNNIMSKEEIVNSCPNIYVCSENSLYNLAYQGIIPLLKNKNIKNVQVVKREDPTNDDVLQKKNNDVITKNTNRNNENNNTMDNVYNLDDVFILNKIKGEEFVGLETYTNISKIKNLYILPMTTIKMNVSTGIVPCVSSDSTDDYACLEDIRKKKNYYCEKYNLKEEQLKNNSESCIELPEIGKNTGKYYYEKEKVSSYKDIKLQKIKEVLYKKQYFEGIMTVDPYKGMKTFNCRKLAKQNIIRNLDGFLYSEPEVMVIDRNNVKCIAALCNQWYINYGNMEFKKDVLIQLKKNNFQTYNDVLYKQLQHVIFWLDDWSCSRSYGLGTYMPQFDQNNQTNKNVDSYQNNNNQYVVPSNHDNYKMNNHHVNVVKEEEEKNVPINNNSRKELIESLSDSTIYMAYYTVSHFLQGSVDGQKKGLLDINADDLNDAFFDYIFDISDDTSNISKHISKEKLVRMRREFTYWYPFDVRISGKDLIFNHLTMALFNHVAIWGKKEKYDRNKEDVEERSILDRQTEILNELENIDLSSYEKIKYFPRSFFCNGHVLVNKEKMSKSKGNFITIEESIALYTSDGTRIALADAGDSIEDSNFNTDTANSAIMKLYNLINFSIETKNNVYIFRCGEKTFNDLIFENEINYLTNKCKESYEKLLFRDVLKYGFYDMLLKRDTYRMMCDKIHMHKETVNFFIERMCIIINPIIPHVTEHIWTYILKKDNFLIKQKWPLPEETNYSIVMHKQNNNLLNVVEIFRKSYDKVINKSNKQKVVKDKNVSKESKNQKDLVKKINNDEHNKKGHNNDTNVEAPHTDSSVNIKKGQNNDTNVEAPHTDSSVNIKKGQNNDTNVEAPHIDSSVNIKKGHNNDNLKHNIKEIKEIKQINHVSSNNNNNKDNICDVHNNDIDEDDEERDDEEGANYYKEDEEEKMKFKAIVYVAREYNDTQKKIIEILNNIINNSEDKKLPTNYINLLVQNTYVNNLPKNEKKDILSFATFLVKDNVTLNNNQYELSLPYDEIQLIKDNVDFIKRSLNLGDIQVLENNKKSEIDNTDIYKMSNPGYPSIYIYNTEA, encoded by the coding sequence ATGGCGAGACGTATGAACTTATTAACAATTGAAAAAAACATTCAGCATTTATGGAAGGAACATAATGTTTATGAGAAAGATTTTAGCGATATGAATGAAAGCCGATATACAGGAAATTTCCCTTATCCCTATATGAATGGTTTACTACATATAGGTCATGCCTTTACTTTAAGTAAATTGGATTTTATAGTTcgatataaaaatatggtTTGTGATAATGTGTTACTTCCTTTTTCGTTTCATTGTACAGGTACACCTATTGTTGTGTGTGCCGATAAATTAAAGAATGAATTAAATAAGAAGAATATACACGATTTtgaagatatattatatgaaaagaaGGAAGATGATAATTCTTTATGTACATCAATTagtgataataaaaataatgtagataaaaataaattagtTGAAGATACAGattcaaataaaaagaatacaGATGTAACAATATTTCGTTCAAATAAAAGTAAAGCTCAATCGAAGGGTTCAAAACAAAATACTCAATATGATATTATGAAacaaatgaatataaaagatgAGGAAATTCATCTTTTCCAAAATCCAGAATATTGgtgttattatttttcatcaAAAGCTAAAGatcatttatattcttttgGATTGTATTGTGATTGGAGAAGATCATTTATAACAACAAACATTAATCCTTATTATGATAAGTTTGTGAGCTGGCATATTAAtactttatataaaaaaaatcttatatattatggTAGTAGAGTTAGTATTTTTAGtagatataataatcaaGCGTGTGCGGATCACGAGAGATCAGAAGGGGAAGGAGTCAAGTGTCAAGAATATACACTTATCAAAATTTATGTTTCGAATGCCAAAGATTTTTAttctatatttatgaaCAGCATCAGAAGTACCCAATCGGTACTTACCGCATGTaacgaaaaaaaagaagcacccaacaataataaaaacggaaacaataaaaacaacaataataaaaacggaaacaataaaaacaacaataatataaacggaaacaataaaaacaacaataataaaaacggaaacaataaaaacgacaataataaaaacaacaacaataataataataataataataataattgtgGTAGTAGTACCAATAGGAGTAATACCTTTTTTACACATTTcgaaaaagaagaagaagatttaaaaaataaaatatggaaTGAAGACTTTTTTgtaaaagagaaaaaagTTATCTTCCTAGGTAGTACCTTAAAACCAGAAACAGCATTTGGACAAAATTATACTTTCATTAACCCTAATGAATATTACTATATAACCTTAGGatttgataaaaaaaatttacattATGGAGATAAAAgttatgtaaataatattatgagCAAAGAAGAAATTGTTAATAGCTGTCCGAACATTTATGTGTGTTCAGAAAATagtttatataatttagCATATCAAGGAATAATACctcttttaaaaaataaaaatataaaaaatgtacaaGTTGTAAAAAGGGAAGATCCTACTAATGATGATgttttacaaaaaaaaaacaatgatgtaataacaaaaaatacaaacaggaataatgaaaataataataccaTGGATAATGTGTATAACCTAGATgatgtttttatattaaataaaataaaaggaGAAGAATTTGTAGGATTAGAAacatatacaaatatatcgaagataaaaaatttatatatcttacCTATGACAACAATTAAAATGAATGTCTCCACAGGTATTGTACCCTGTGTGTCAAGTGATAGTACGGATGATTATGCTTGTTTAGAAGATatacgaaaaaaaaaaaattattattgtgaaaagtataatttaaaagaagaaCAATTAAAAAACAATAGTGAATCATGTATAGAATTACCAGAAATAGGTAAAAATACTggtaaatattattacgaaaaggaaaaggtatcatcatataaagatataaaattacaaaaaataaaagaggttttatataagaaaCAATATTTTGAAGGAATAATGACTGTTGATCCATATAAAGGTATGAAAACATTTAATTGTAGAAAATTAgcaaaacaaaatataattagAAATTTGGATGGGTTCTTATATAGTGAACCTGAAGTTATGGTAATAGATCGAAATAACGTTAAATGTATAGCAGCTTTGTGTAATCAATGGTATATAAATTATGGAAATATggaatttaaaaaagatgttttaatacaattaaaaaaaaataatttccaaacatataatgatgtattatataagcAATTGCAGCATGTCATTTTTTGGTTGGATGATTGGTCATGTAGTAGATCCTACGGATTAGGAACTTACATGCCCCAATTTGATCAAAATAAtcaaacaaataaaaatgttgaCAGTTAccaaaataataataatcagTATGTAGTACCATCCAATCATGATAACTACAAAATGAACAATCACCATGTCAATGTTGTGAAGGAGgaagaagaaaagaatGTACCGATAAACAATAATTCAAGAAAAGAATTAATAGAGAGTCTTTCGGATTCAACTATTTATATGGCATACTACACGGTGAGTCATTTTTTACAAGGAAGTGTTGATGGTCAGAAAAAAGGTTTATTAGATATTAACGCAGATGATTTGAATGATGCTTTTTttgattatatttttgatattAGTGATGATACAAGTAATATATCTAAACATATATCTAAGGAAAAATTAGTAAGAATGAGAAGAGAATTTACGTACTGGTATCCCTTTGATGTACGTATATCTGGTAAAgatttaatttttaatcATTTAACGATGGCTTTATTTAATCATGTTGCTATATGGgggaaaaaagaaaaatatgatcGAAATAAAGAAGATGTAGAAGAAAGAAGTATTTTAGATAGACAAAcagaaatattaaatgagTTAGAAAATATTGATTTATCAAGTTATGAgaagataaaatatttcccacgttcttttttttgtaatgGACATGTTCTAGtgaataaagaaaaaatgtCTAAGAGTAAAGGTAATTTTATAACCATAGAAGAAAGTATAGCTTTATATACAAGTGATGGTACTAGAATTGCTTTAGCCGATGCAGGAGATTCTATAGAAGATTCTAATTTTAATACAGATACAGCAAATAGTGCTATTATGAAGTTATATAATTTGATAAATTTTTCTAtagaaacaaaaaataatgtatatatatttagatGTGGTGAGAAAACATTTAATGATTTGATATttgaaaatgaaattaattatttaacaaataaatgtaaagaatcatatgaaaaattattatttcgAGATGTGTTGAAATATGGTTTTTATGatatgttattaaaaagagATACCTATAGAATGATGTGTGATAAAATACATATGCATAAAGAAACagtaaatttttttatagaaagaatgtgtataattattaatcCTATTATCCCACATGTAACAGAACATATATGGACTTATATTCTTAAGAAAGATAATTTCTTAATTAAGCAGAAATGGCCATTACCTGAAGAAACTAATTATTCTATAGTCATGCATAAACAGAATAATAATCTATTGAATGTTGTAGAAATATTTAGAAAATCATATGATAAGGTAATCAATAAATCTAACAAGCAAAAGGTTgtaaaagataaaaatgtatCAAAGGAAAGCAAGAATCAGAAAGATcttgtaaaaaaaataaataatgatgaacACAATAAAAAGGGACACAATAATGATACAAATGTAGAGGCACCACACACTGATTCTTCTGTGAATATTAAAAAGGGACAGAATAATGATACAAATGTAGAGGCACCACACACTGATTCTTCTGTGAATATTAAAAAGGGACAGAATAATGATACAAATGTAGAGGCACCACACATTGATTCTTCTGTGAATATTAAAAAGGGACacaataatgataatttgAAGCATAacataaaagaaataaaagaaataaaacaaataaacCACGTTAGcagtaataataataataataaagataatatttgtgatgtacataataatgatatagatgaagatgatgaagaaagagatgatgaagaaggtgcaaattattataaagaagatgaagaagaaaagaTGAAGTTTAAAGCAATTGTTTATGTAGCAAGAGAATATAATGATactcaaaaaaaaataatagaaatattaaataatattattaataatagtgaagataaaaaattaccaactaattatataaatctaTTAGTCCAAAATACATATGTTAATAATTTAccaaaaaatgaaaaaaaagatatacTAAGTTTTGCAACCTTTTTAGTAAAAGATAATGTTactttaaataataatcaatATGAATTATCACTACCCTATGATGAAATACAACTAATTAAAGATAATGTAGATTTCATAAAAAGAAGTCTCAACTTGGGTGATATACAAGtattagaaaataataaaaaaagtgaGATTGATAATActgatatatataaaatgtcCAATCCGGGATATCcatccatatatatatacaacactgaagcataa
- a CDS encoding transcription factor with AP2 domain(s), putative: protein MNHHEDISFEKVHNINKIEKVDMINKNVNSKNNNYHNNDDDDDDNNNNINNDVIFTNFCTNSENSLAKKILDSDDTPSVIHDCINDNNINYHKNYHDDNNVNNICVNIQKEYLNNNITYLTNYHQNNHLTEKTKKKKKNYPCNNYKDKHTHYQYNISHNKDISKSKELIDESNFIKKLSFLSNTYDNKNYPCDQTDTINIIFMHKYIYLKNLKKRNYFKKVIMEKSKNHQQRTSNKKYTNKIHTNLNNTKQFIEKYTNDDNYYNVLNKHLQNIYNTIENNKLNNYTNKINNHTYNINKKNIILYKKQKKYNIYYNKYIKSINKDHFKKYFFLLLYRYHFSPHTYPNYVFPDIKMVNTNLSLHKMFYFYKNYIVYMDPYYSTYINIHNNNNNNKKKKKNINCMKLKNTTQFNTLKNKLSTYNYTNNKEQHNNLNNTFDYNGHAELNYDDALTQIHNIRDDNITNVKKCTNEYYNYSDNKKDNSSCNHNIITYPSTSSQNTKHVTFCFISDDQSTKKKKKKKIKKKILNGKVELSAEPIFDKKLENNKNVNDKNKDQGKSQILFQNRDEQMEYNNIYRINKNNMINELKTKNIKKLMKKKNYEHNNDNNNNNNNSQTSHSNDISNNLTSHNISISEIYKNSCLRNLNKIREVTEEKNMPKYEKNDEYQILHDEILSSSQLDKCVQKGRKKKLGNINDEKTSNISHIKKNKDNDNISIDKIKENNYFNNSPLDGYHDNNIKISNNFDGDEDAIREVQKYIDYIIENEDVDISKINITLNKTYVKINFFLKKYILQYEEFKNSNILFCFGESSEEEVLSERCTFRENISNKIGNTNDACGKTKNDDLINKKKPKQPKTRKINYDAIDTMWQPHFHPHNQEFRVRYRYKGSMRLKTISCKHFGYSNSKKISILFLLRWILCGKQIAEKTKRSRLSICDIDEGRLQELLTSKKQKKLSLDIPDDKKEVEKIMLDKKKSVKEKRRKKAMSLDEEKVKKWFSKNMKNDEFYERLYKINNFVLNNCKDDKVLNKINNIIHNHEIEMKNCEKNVGMNRVHSDDIKYSDDIKYSDDIKYSDDIKYSDDNKYSDDNKYNDDNKYSDDIKYSDDNKYNDVNKYNDVNKYNGDNKYNDDNKYNDDNKYNDDNKYNGDNKYNGDNKYNHDNHYIYNHYDNIKPTNKRGRKKKRKSNEEEEEKKINNMDLPCCDKENYIINKKLKRNPKKNNDTNDSNNNMSTEECIPFCIGKQKEMFLKFFKTNMINGNIIQNKYKSKDKSNNIKVIEDMNNIKLDEKMYNVAKDICLNNKMDVKNKEYLILYDENNIERNNINNNNNNDDDNNDDYDDDDNNDDYDDDNIVYGTNKHINNKKRVKKKNNKMVATCDLLNILCTKNNVNDLFMINSENLRNKENLKAANNSLTELKKSIYIKNKNNNMNKIRYSNINDNFIELLNNENIMNNMKINKDKEEKKMEDDNMVYDPTKTLIKTKKKEEMEDDSMLYAVYNRLLDLNNKELENDKNINIPNLSTNYDKGSYLLTQSSEELNKNLNPKNSCKKISNVSTCPSLGRNHLLCRDENISSDNNNNNMCSRSFSHVYKQKNYDIRNNDDIVNNNNIISVLCNNEKKGMVKDNNISYILKNKKNPNMFNMLLKKKSNNNLLDVKSDCYDYMKEIEIANNKHLEKAYVELLFREYMKINNKDLSRIDSSGDSVKKSSSNSMDSSCNPNMKHRKNKMVDNNINDICNKYNNKKNNYNNNNNNNNNNNNAHVDMCENNYIDTHNSYNNNYSNKINSLLNDINSYKRILEKYESTHDMNNNKEKMIYQAVKELINSKDVLHKEEKKRKPKTDNKENDLINILNIRKCNDIHEHDNVNNHDYNIITSTSKNVQMNNLYQEKKYIKESEKIQKKYLSHVKYDKKNFDLIKNFIVAIKNNTLQQKQEEQYKSHEEKEKYIHNHTLYEDKIISSLLKNPQILNHKNNMNFKNYNHSDYNHSSDITNEKKKNIGVFDENDDEIFTYYMSLKNNLPNIKNIKNIKNMF, encoded by the coding sequence ATGAACCATCATGAAGATATATCTTTTGAGAAGgtacataatattaataaaattgaaaaagtcgatatgataaataaaaatgtaaattcaaaaaataataattatcataataatgatgatgatgatgatgataataataataatataaacaatgATGTAATATTTACTAATTTTTGTACAAATTCTGAGAATTCTTTAGCCAAGAAAATTTTAGATTCAGATGATACACCCTCTGTAATTCATGATTGtattaatgataataatattaattatcataagaattatcatgatgataataatgtgaataatatatgtgtgaATATACAAAAGGAATATTTAAACAATAACATAACTTATCTTACAAATTATCATCAAAATAATCATCTTACggaaaaaacaaaaaaaaaaaaaaaaaattatccatgtaataattataaagataaaCATACACATTAccaatataatatatcgCACAACAAAGACATCTCGAAAAGCAAGGAACTTATCGATGAATccaattttataaaaaagcTATCTTTTCTATCCAATacatatgataataaaaattacCCATGTGACCAAACGGatactattaatattatatttatgcacaaatatatatacttaaaaaatttaaaaaaaagaaattatttcAAAAAAGTAATTATGGAAAAATCTAAAAATCATCAACAAAGGACAAgcaataaaaaatataccaATAAAATTCATACTAATcttaataatacaaaacaatttattgaaaaatatacaaatgacgacaattattataatgtaCTTAATAAACACTTGcagaatatatataatacaatcgaaaataataaattgaataactatacaaataaaataaataatcatacgtataatattaacaaaaaaaatattatattatataaaaaacaaaagaaatataatatatattataataaatatataaaaagtataaataaggatcattttaaaaaatatttcttcttattattatacagATATCATTTCTCACCACATACATATCCAAACTATGTTTTTCCTGACATCAAAATGGTAAATACAAATTTGTCTTTAcataaaatgttttatttttataagaattatatagTTTATATGGATCCCTATTATTCtacatatattaacattcataataataataataataacaagaagaagaagaagaatattaattgtatgaaattaaaaaatactACACAATTTAATACtttaaaaaacaaattgtctacatataattatacaaataacAAGGAACAACATAACAATTTGAATAATACTTTTGATTATAATGGACATGCTGAATtaaattatgatgatgCTCTGACAcaaatacataatataagagatgataatattacaaatgTTAAGAAATGTacaaatgaatattataattatagtgataataaaaaggataatTCTTCTTgtaatcataatattatcactTATCCTAGTACATCTTCCCAAAATACAAAACATGTAACATTTTGCTTTATTTCTGATGACCAATcaaccaaaaaaaaaaaaaaaaaaaaaattaaaaaaaaaattctgAACGGCAAGGTAGAATTGTCCGCCGAACCAATATTTGACAAAAAATTagagaataataaaaacgTTAATGACAAAAATAAAGACCAAGGGAAAAGtcaaatattatttcaaaATAGAGATGAACAAAtggaatataataatatatacagaataaataaaaataatatgataaatgAACTAAAAAcgaaaaatattaaaaaattaatgaaaaagaaaaattatgaacacaataatgataataataataataataataatagcCAAACTAGCCATTCAAATGACATATCAAATAATTTAACAAGTCATAATATTTCCATTTCcgaaatatataaaaatagcTGTTTGAGAAATTTGAACAAAATAAGGGAAGTTACCGAAGAAAAGAACATGCCAAAATATGAGAAGAATGATGAATATCAGATATTGCATGATGAAATATTGTCAAGTAGCCAATTAGATAAATGTGTACaaaaaggaagaaaaaaaaaattaggcaacataaatgatgaaaagACTTCTAATATTTctcatattaaaaaaaataaagacaatgataatattagtATTGATAagataaaagaaaataactattttaataattccCCTTTGGACGGTTATCATGATAACAATATAAAGATCagtaataattttgatGGGGATGAAGATGCCATAAGGGAGGTGCagaaatatatagattATATAATTGAAAATGAGGATGTGGATATATCTAAGATTAATATCACATTAAATAAAACGTACgttaaaataaatttctttttaaagaaatatatattacaatatGAAGAGTTTaaaaatagtaatatattattttgcTTTGGAGAATCAAGTGAAGAAGAGGTGTTATCAGAACGATGTACATTTAGAGAAAACATAAGTAATAAAATAGGGAATACAAATGATGCATGCGGTAAGacaaaaaatgatgatttaataaataagaaGAAACCTAAACAACCAAAAACTAGGAAAATTAATTATGATGCTATAGATACTATGTGGCAACCTCACTTTCATCCACATAATCAAGAATTTAGAGTACGATATAGATATAAAGGTAGTATGAGATTAAAAACAATATCTTGTAAACATTTCGGATATTCCAATAGTAAAAAGATatcaattttatttttgttacGATGGATTTTATGTGGTAAACAAATAGCTGAAAAGACTAAGAGGTCACGACTTAGTATATGCGACATAGACGAAGGTAGATTACAGGAACTCTTAACATCtaagaaacaaaaaaaattatcttTAGATATTCCAGATGATAAGAAGGAAgttgaaaaaattatgttagataaaaaaaagtcagtaaaagaaaaaagacGAAAAAAAGCCATGTCATTAGATGAAGAAAAGGTAAAAAAATGGTTtagtaaaaatatgaagaatGATGAATTTTATGAACGcctttataaaattaacaattttgttttaaataattGTAAGGATGATAAAGTATTAAACAAgataaacaatataattCATAATCATGAAAttgaaatgaaaaattgTGAAAAGAACGTTGGTATGAATAGGGTGCATAGCGATGATATTAAATATAGTGATGATATTAAATATAGTGATGATATTAAATATAGTGATGATATTAAATAtagtgatgataataaatatagtgatgataacaaatataatgatgataataaatatagtgatgatattaaatatagtgatgacaataaatataatgatgttaataaatacaatgatgttaataaatacaatggtgataataaatacaatgatgacaataaatacaatgatgacaataaatacaatgatgacaataaatacaatggtgataataaatacaatggtgataataaatacaatCATGATAATCATTACATTTATAACcattatgataatattaaacCAACCAACAAGAGAggaagaaagaaaaaaaggaaatcTAATGAAGaggaagaagaaaaaaaaataaataatatggatCTTCCATGTTGTGACAAGGagaattatattataaataagaaattaaaaagaaatcctaaaaaaaataatgatacgaatgatagtaataataatatgtcAACAGAAGAGTGTATTCCATTTTGTATTGGTAAGCAAAAAGAGATGTTTCTAAAATTCTTTAAAACTAATATGATTAAtggaaatattatacaaaataaatacaaaagTAAAGATAAgagtaataatattaaggTAATTGAggatatgaataatataaaattagaTGAAAAAATGTACAATGTTGCTAAAGATATATGTTTGAATAACAAAATGgatgtaaaaaataaagaatatttaatattatatgatgaaaataacaTAGAAAggaataatattaataataataataataatgatgatgataataatgatgattatgatgatgatgataataatgatgattatgatgatgataatatagTTTATGGGACcaataaacatattaataataaaaaacgtgtgaaaaaaaagaataataagATGGTCGCAACTTGcgatttattaaatattttgtgcacaaaaaataatgtaaatgaTTTATTCATGATAAACTCAGAAAACCTACGTAATAAAGAAAATCTGAAGGCAGCAAATAACTCTCTTAcagaattaaaaaagtctatatatataaaaaataaaaataataatatgaataaaataagatattccaatattaatgataattttattgaattattaaacaacgaaaatattatgaacaatatgaaaataaataaggataaggaggaaaagaaaatggAAGATGATAACATGGTGTATGATCCAACTAAGActttaataaaaacaaagaaaaaagaagaaatgGAAGATGATTCTATGTTATATGCTGTATATAATAGACTTCTtgatttaaataataaggaattagaaaatgataaaaatattaatattccAAATTTATCTACTAATTATGATAAGGgttcatatttattaactCAATCATCtgaagaattaaataaaaatctGAACCCTAAAAATAgttgtaaaaaaataagtaaCGTATCTACATGTCCAAGTTTGGGAAGGAatcatttattatgtaGGGACGAAAATATAAGCAGcgataataataataataatatgtgtAGTAGATCCTTTTCGCATGTTTACAAACAAAAGAACTATGACATTAGAAATAATGACGATattgttaataataataatataattagtgttttatgtaataatgaaaaaaaaggaatgGTTAAAGATAACAAcatttcttatatattaaaaaataaaaagaacCCAAATATGTTCaatatgttattaaaaaaaaaaagtaacAATAATTTATTGGACGTAAAATCAGATTGTTATGATTATATGAAAGAAATAGAAATTGctaataataaacatttaGAAAAGGCATATGTCGAATTATTGTTTAGAGAATATATGAAgataaataataaggaCCTTAGTAGAATTGATTCATCAGGAGATTCTGTTAAAAAATCGTCATCCAATAGTATGGATAGTAGTTGCAATCCTAATATGAAACATAGGAAGAACAAAATGGTGgacaataatataaatgatatatgtaataagtacaataataagaagaataattataataataataataataataataataataataataatgcaCATGTTGATATGTGcgaaaataattatatagatactcataatagttataataataattatagtaacaaaataaattcCCTTTTGAATGATATAAATTCTTACAAAAGAATACTTGAGAAATATGAAAGTACTCATGacatgaataataataaagaaaaaatgatttatcAAGCTGTCAAAGAATTAATCAATTCAAAAGATGTTTTACACaaggaagaaaaaaaacGAAAACCAAAAACggataataaagaaaatgatttaataaatatattaaacataAGAAAGTGTAATGATATACATGAACATGATAATGTTAATAATcatgattataatataattacGTCAACAAGTAAGAATGTACAAatgaataatttatatcaagaaaaaaaatatataaaggaATCTGAGAAGATacagaaaaaatatttatccCATGTAAAGTAtgataagaaaaatttCGATTTAATCAAAAATTTTATTGTTGctataaagaataatacCTTACAACAAAAACAAGAAGAACAATATAAAAGTCATGaggaaaaggaaaaatatatacacaaccatacattatatgaagataaaataatatcaagtttattaaaaaatcCACAAATTCTAAAtcataagaataatatgaattttaaaaattacaaTCATTCGGATTATAATCATTCTTCTGATATAAcaaacgaaaaaaaaaaaaatataggTGTATTTGACGAAAATGACGatgaaatatttacatattatatgtctttaaaaaataatttacctaatataaaaaatataaagaatattaaaaatatgttttgA